Genomic DNA from Rhodothermales bacterium:
GAAGAGCACCGTCTTCCCGACGTTCGGGTTGCCGGCGAGCGCAATTTTGCGCACGGCAACTGCTTGCATCACGCTCGACTGACCAGGATGCATGCAGCCTCCGACTTGCGAAGAGACACGTGAAATCCTCTCACCTTCAGGTCCATTGGATCACCGAGCGGTGCCAGCCTGACCACCTCAACCTGTGTCCCCGGAAGCAGGCCCAACTCCAGCAGGCGCACAGAGGGCGACGCATCCGTGAATCCGTCGATGCGTCCGGTCTCTCCGGGTTTGAGTTGGTCCAGCTTCAGGCTCACCGACCAGAGACGGAGCAGCCCATCAGGCCCATGGCAACTTCACGTCTGAGCGCGATTCGACATTCACCAACGGCCAGAACGCACTTGTCGCCCGTACTCATGACGCGTGCACAGCAGCCTTCCCGCAGACCCAAGCTGCGAAGGCGGTCGGCAAGCTTGTCGCCCACTCCCAGCACGTGGATTTCCACGGAGTCACCCTCGGGGAATGACGTCAGGGGGGCTATGTCCATCGGGATCACGGGGGTTCTGCCGGGTTCGCAGGCGAACTTATTTAGAATGAGTCCAAATAACCAATCCGGTCACGGATAGTTCATCGTGACCAGCCCATCGC
This window encodes:
- a CDS encoding ferrous iron transport protein A; translation: MSLKLDQLKPGETGRIDGFTDASPSVRLLELGLLPGTQVEVVRLAPLGDPMDLKVRGFHVSLRKSEAACILVSRA
- a CDS encoding ferrous iron transport protein A gives rise to the protein MDIAPLTSFPEGDSVEIHVLGVGDKLADRLRSLGLREGCCARVMSTGDKCVLAVGECRIALRREVAMGLMGCSVSGR